The Larus michahellis chromosome 8, bLarMic1.1, whole genome shotgun sequence nucleotide sequence TGTGAGAAGAATACCTGCTAGCAGCCTGTACTAGGCTGTTAAGCCTAGTCTTGAAGTTACTTGCAGAAGAGATGTAATACAACTATGAAGTTTTCCCTACTACCTTCTCATGAGTTACATACGTTTTCATCTCATAGCACTGGCACTTCACAAGAAGGACCAGTTCATGGTGTTCCAAATTGATTCCACATGGTTACGTGTTTCCTAATACTAATCTACAAATAGGTTACTAATTTGTGTTGCCATCCAATGAACCACAGAACTCACTCTCAccaattttttgaaaaatacagaactCTTCCTCCcattcacttctttttttcaaaagtgatttttcttaCAAGTGAGTTTAGCAATAAAATTTCCCACCGTCATTGTTAGCAGGAATGCAAAGGTCATGGAGTCATATGTATTGGAGATGAATACCAAAGACATTGAATTTCAGAATTTCAGCAACATAGCAATCGTATCTTAATAGAATTATGAATAAGTCTAACTTGCAAAAGAACAAATTACTATGTTTCATTATTAAACATCTCATAACAAAAGGCAAGTGCTGCAATAAAAGAATGTCCTTCTATATTTAGACTTCTAATAATGGACCTGTTGCAAGCCTAAAgacatctacagaaaaaaatggcCTTAGGATATCAGATTTTTTGGCTGAACTAACCATCACAGTTCTAAAAAACTAAAGACGCAGGGACGTGATgattgaagatattaaaaaaaaaaccaaaccaacatgaAAATATGTAAAGTCCCAAATATAAGctctgaattaagaaaaaaaacctcggTAAATAAATTGTGGTATCAACTATCAATATATAGTACTCCAAAACCCCTCTTTACCCTAGAGCTTTGACTTCAGCTTACTGTAAGCATCTTAATTTTGTATGGCATTTTGAGTTTAAGCCCTCCCTGCATACATTAGATCTACATGAAATATGTATAGATAAACAAGGGCACTGGAAAAGTTGGGATGGAATATTCAGTAACACTCATGTCTGCTATTTTAATCATTCACcggaaaataaatgaaagtcaATCACAACAGATACAGCATTTCAATAGCTCCATTGTCTGCAAGAGCTGCACTATTAATTTAATATGCCGTGTAGCAAAGTTGTCAGAAGGATGGCTTTGATTGTACAAGTGCCTCAGTGAAGTACCTTTGCTGAAGCGGTGCGCTTTTTTATATTATTCCCTTCCCCAAAACAAGGTTAAATCTCATTCATATTAGATACCATTACATGTCACAAAGTTACATTAAACCTTATTTATGCCTGTGTAAACCACAAACTCGCATTTTCTAGTTAGTGTTCACACTACCTTTAGTGGTATGTCATAATTCAAGTCAATTTAAAAGCCCTCAGGTTTTGAGTTTTTTCATGCTGTCATCCCCACCATTAAGGCACCATTTCACAGTTGGGCTAAGCCTGTAACACACACCAAGAAAAGGAAGTTTGAAAGTTATTCCCCTTACTCATtataactgtttttcttttgcactgAAGTAGCCATAGGATATGTTTCCCTGTGTGGAAACACAGAGCTGCTAGAGAAGGCTCAGCTGCGAGGAGTTACGCTGGTGCTCATATGGAGCAGAATCGAGGGAGGCAGAAAAACACTGGTATTCCTCCCTCCAGCTAAAGCACTGCTGCGGGTCACTTATGGAAGCAAAAGTCTCAGTGCTGAGAAGCACAGCAGATGCTCTGCAGTGGGCAATCCTCCTGCATCGCCAATTAGGATGCAGACATTCTGAATAAAACACCCACTGTGAGCGTGAAGCAGGACTGAACCAGCGTCAATCCTGAATGAGGTATTCGTGAGACACCTGAAGTAGGGATGGATTTCCGACTATAGTAAGCCTCAGACGTATCaactgcctcctcttcctcagggaTGGAATTTTCAGTCATTCCATTCTGCTAGGAATACGTCCTGGATATATAGGAGCGGGGAAGTATGAAAGACCAACGGACACACAGTTCAGGACTGACCTCTTCTATCCTTGCTCGTATTCTTAGGTCAATTAATGGCACCACCCAAGGAAGGTAGGGGGGTCAGGCCTTCCTTTCTCTCACCTTGGGCCACAGACTATTATTCCCTCTCAATTATAGTCACTTAAGATACCAACCCCTTGatttttgaagaattttattttttccccagatgtggTATTTAAAGAGAAGGAACGTTTTGTATCGTAAGAGCCCTAAACACTCACTGCTCCTTGACAACACTCTAGTGTTATTTTAGACTGCACCAGTTTATCCTGCATACAGGTCAACTGTGTAGTTGAGGTCACTTACTTCCAGTGAAAGCTATCCAGCGGGCATATTTAGTAGCTTCTCTTCGCCAGTGGGAAGCCACCAGCAAACCACATGTGACAGTTAGTGAAATGATTCCCATAATGATGAAAAATAACGTAGTGACCCACTCAGGAGGCAGCCGTGGAGGAATACAGGTCCTGTCACGTCCATGGATGGTTTGACACTGTCGCACAAGGCCAACTGTGAGAGCACCTGAAAATACATAGCAGAGAGGCAAGTAAACTTTCAAAATCCTCTCTGAGGGGCGCTCAATTGCAAACCAAAGCTCAGAATTGTCCAAAAATAAGGGATTCTTTCTTTGATGAACCTTAGTAAGTCTTTCAAACACAGAGGATGCAGGGGGGCCATGCTTTAAACATCTATCTTCGTGTTCTTTCATCATGCATTTGCACAAGTTGAAGTGAGATGGCTGCAAGCTGTATCTGGCTCTTGAGCGGCAATCAAGGTCTAATCAAAGGGATAAAGCGCTCCTGTAAAGCCTGCCAATATCAGCTGAAGTGGTAGCCGAGTTGTACAGAGGATCACTCCCTCATCCATGCAAGATGAAATACTTTTATAATCTAACAAAATGAGCTGCAGACCCCTAAAATGCCTTTAATTGTCTAATGCCTTTTCCCCTCATCTGTAAATAGAGCTTTAAACCTCAAAGTCTTACAGCAGAAACTGCATTTAATTCATACCGAGATTTTAagaacattacaaaaaaaaaaaaaccacttcttgACAATATTTAAGAGTTCCTCTACGTAAGAGACTGGTCAATCCTTTTGACAGCTAACAAGAGTTACTACACACACAAACTGGGATATCTATCAAAAAGATCCTAGAAAAAGGACAAGACTGGTACAGAAACCATAAAGTTTTACACAAAATGAGGTATTttgtgttaaataaaaaaaaaatctgatttaaaatcCAGTTCAGTGTTTTTAAGACTCATAAAGAAACTTTTAGTAAGCTTTAATAGCAAAGTGCTctttatttggaaaattttaattcaaaattaacATGCAAGATTAAAATCCAATTCTTCCAGTGTCTCCTAAACATTAAGTCCTGTATTTCACAATTTTGTCCCTTCTTCTGAACTGTTTTCCTAAATAATCACAATTGTCCTTTACCTAAATTAGGAGCAAAAAGCAACAGCTGATAATATTAGAGTCAACATCTTCCTCCACAAATTATTGTAAGTAAATATTGTCATAGTGTTGACCTGTTTAAAATAAGAAGAGGGCAACTTAGAAACAATTAAGACATTAACACTTGGAAGATTAGGTTTAGCACGTCTTCTGGAGGGAGAAACAACTGTCATACTTTTTAGCTTctctttgacaaaaaaaaaaaaaaggcagaaaaaaaggcaggaaacaaaGAAGTAAGCCAATAGTCAAAGGGTACCCAGTCCTAGCGTGCACATCCGAGCACCCTGCAGCCAGCTTCTACAAGAGTTCAGATCCTGTTTGCTTACACCTCAGCAAGGAGTACCACAGGATCAGCGTCTGAGCTTAGAGTCACTGGGGTGCAAGGCAGAATATCGTGTTTTATTAGATGCAGCACTTGTGATACGCTCCTACAGGATGAAGAACCAAGAGCAAAACCATTACTGAATCACTTCTGTTGAAGTATTACTGTAACCTTTGTTTAGACTATAAATCTTTAGCCTTATTCAAATTCATCCTTTTAATTACATATTCATCAACTGAAAGATTCAGAGATGAATTTTCAGCTACAAGTTGAAGTAAAATCCTTTAAGAAAGCGTCAGttacaaaaccaacaaaactggCATTTTCTACTCCAGATACACAGCAATCACACCATTACTGCGCACCGGGATCCCACACAacggaggcagcactgcagacGCGATCTCGCACAGCTCACACACCTGCGCAGTGCGCAGCTTCACATGAGCTGCTTCTCACTCGCTTTTTCACAGCCTGCGACGTTTTCATTTTACATCAGCcgctggggctgaggggagatGTGCACGTGTCCTTCAACGTCAAGCTCCCTGAAACACCCGCTGCAGAACCTCATACAAAACACTAAGTAGTTTCCTGTAGTTTGGGGATAGAGAGGCTATTCGCTGCAGTACCATACAACAGGAAATTAATCCCAATCACTCTGCGAGACTGGGATTTGCCAACAATTTTACTATACTTACAGTAGAAGTCAGCTTTTTCTAAACTGCAATTCTAATCTAAAGAATGACTTCATAAAAATTACATCACACACACATTCTGAATTCAGAAACCTCTCCTGAATCCAGTGGCAATAATTTAGTGCATTTTTAACTGTGGCAAAAGCAACAGTGATAAGAACCGCTGTGCTGGCCTCCAGTCCATTTTGTGTGTTAACTGGTACGGAGGAACAGCTGCTATAAAGGAGCATGTATTAGAAAGAGACAACTAACTCATCTTTCAAATGCAATTTGTAGTTTATACTGAAGCCATTTTTCAATTAACAAGCGCACATTTAACATGTCAGATTTAGAGAGGACCAAATCTAAGCCCAACAGTGCGGTAACtagaggaaacagaagagaactCCATCTTGAACTACtattttttcagtgcagttttttTGCTGTGAACATCTACTTCTCCAAAgacagattttcttaaaaaaaagaacaccaaaaccaacaaatccacaactgaaaatgaaaaaaacaatcaGTTAAATCTCTGAATTGTGAATACCAGGGCAGTATCCCTTTTGAAGACACAAGGATAGTTGCAAGAAACTCCTTACAGGAGGGTTTCCTAAACATCACTTCTCATGCCTAAGTtgctctactctttttttttttttaaatcagagttTTAAAGCATAAGCAAATAAATTTCAGGATCTGccattttggaggaaaaacacTGAACTTTATGGTTAAGCTTTTGCTAGCAGGTGCTTAGTATTTTCTCTTAACTCTGCTTCATGGATTACAAAAGTAGATATACTCCATATTGAAGGTTTTGAACCTTGAGTCTGCAGACTCTAGGGAGACAAATGGAAGGCAAGAGAAGGTCTGTGATCTAGTTCTAAAGGTTTCACAAACGTAACTGGGAGAAACAATCTCATTATGTGCTCATAAATTTAGTTAAAGTTTAAGTTCACTATACAGGGATACCTCAATTGTGTACATAAACTAGGCAGAAGGAAATTAAACCTCACAGCTTGGTCTCATAGTGACAAATCTCCTGTTGAATGCAGACTTCAAAAGAAGTCTCTGGTgtggaaaaagtatttatttgccACAGAATTCAAAAGAAGAGTGGGTTTACATGGTAATTTATTGTCTTGGTCCCGCTCTAAAGCAATCAAGCAGACAGTTGCCAGGCAGCTGCCAAAAAACTAACTTGTTACAAAAAATCTTGTTTAACCTTATCTAGTCTATCATTGAAAAGAGGGACAGAGATACTGAATCGAACAGATCCCTTCTGCCTGTAGTTGGAGAATAGCCCAACAGTCcatctcaagccagtcactgagTTCCGCTCTGGTCTCTGGGTAAGAGGTTTTTAGTCATTCCCTCAGAAGAATTCCAGTATAATTGCTGAAAATCTACGTGCCTAACACAGGTATAAACCAAACAGCACAGCTAATGCTAGTACATTAGGCAGCTTAAAGATGGATACAGCCCTAAAATACATGCAGAGGAGTAACGACACCTGCGCATCCTCCCCATTGCAATGCCCGCACTGCACGGCCACCAGGAGCTGTGAGGACAACGTGGAGACGCTGGGGGCTGCATCCTTTCTCTCATACACCTCTCCCTCCATAGTTTCCCAGGCTGGCACTCTGCAGGCCAGTACAGCTAGTGCGAGAGGTCATTAGGATATGTATTTCTGATTAGTTAAAATGAGATTCAGCCTCGATCAAACCAGAGGATGCTGCACTGAACAAATGTCAGTGAAGTGGTCCTTAGTCTTTTCCAGTAAATCTATTCCCTAAAGTGCCGGTGCATTTCAAACACATTAAATGACCTTCCAGTAGTGACAGTTGGACTATAACCAGGACTCCAGTTTATATGAGTGAAAGACTTCATGATCATATCCCTACACTCCCTCACCCAACTCCTCCAGACTACCAGTAATGCTCATTTTCTGACACTGCATATTTTTACCAGAATAAGTAATAAAAAGACTCTTTAACAAATATACCAACATTTGGGAGCATCACCTGTTTAACAATTAAGTTTCACAAAACCATTGAGGGAAAGACGGGAAAAGGcaccaaaccaaagaaaagctCCGATGGGTGGCTGCCACCGAGCCGACCCACAAGTCCCACTTCAGCCCCGCCGGTGCAGTGCCATACCTCTCCCGTTTCCGTGGTAACTACAGAGCCACCAAGGAGGAATCACCCGctacagagagaaacaaagattGCTGCAGCCCTTTCactcccccacctctccatcACTTCTGAATTACTAAAAGTGGCACAGCAATACCACGGCTGGAAAGCAGTAGCATAATAACAGCTATTCAGATGTTTGCTGTTCATCTATTATTTGACAGCCAGAACACGCGGGATCAAGTGTGCCAGATGGACACAGGAGAGGTGCCACTGCCGTGAAGAGCTTACCATAACATAAGAAGCAATTAATACAGTGAAAGCACGACGCAGTGAACAAGGTGGGGCTCAAACATTAGAAGGTCACAGAGCCCAGAAGCTATGCTCTCACATGAACATACAAACCACAAATCCTCAGAACTGCTCTTGCTCATACAGCCTGGGgtacctgcccctcctctgccctcccctaCTGCCCCTATTTGAAAATGTCCTTACTCTTTCCCATCATTTCAGAGAAAATGCTATTCCTTGGGTTTAAATGCGTCTGCAACCCTTTACATTCCTTGACAACAGCTTCCTCGCTTTTACGTTCCATATACCGACCACATCCTTAGCAAATTACTTACTActaacatttaataaatattacagGCCAATATGCCTAGTGAAGAGGTTAAAACATCCAACTGCTGCCAGACAGCCTGCCCGCCCTCCCTCGCTGTGCTGACGAGATGGTGTGGTTCTGATAGAAACCTCAGTTGTGACTGCCAGACAATTTCTGCTCAAACAAGATACTATGGACTTGTTAAACCATCCTTGCTAAGTGAAGAGCACAGTTTACAGGGTTCCTAATGAGGTGATCGTGATGTAAATCTTTGAGCACCGCCAATGTGGCAAGGCCACTGATAAGTTTTATGTTTTAGTAATGAGCACAGTACATGGAGCTATGTTATTTGGGCACGCTAAAACATTCATTGCTGCTGGTTAGGTAACAGTCGCATGCCAGAGAATGACAAATGTAAAATAAGGGCAGCTCAGTGAAGCCATTCCCTGTAACTCTTATTGGGCCACAGacaaggacaagaggaaatgaagtttttctttgaaagtttctAAGTTCTATCCAATTAAGAAACTTGAATGGAAAAAGGTCTAGGTCCATCTAAGAGGAGGAACAGGCTGCAGCTGTAGCTTGCTACCCAGTACAAGTGGAAGCTTTAAAAGTCTAAAGAGAATGCAGTGATTTGGTCATGGCAGACTAATTCCCTGTACCAACGTTAAGGATAACCACCGAGTTGACTTTGGCCATCTTGCCTTTAACATGTCTGCTGCTCCTTGCCTGCAACCAAGCCTCTCTGACAGAAGACCGCGTTCAAAGTGAGCGAAGCATAGCCGGGGAATTCCTGAGAGGAACAAACAACAGAGCACAGTAAGAATAGTTCCAATGCAACCGCCCGTAACAGCAAACAAGGACACAatatttccaagaagaaaattcTTCTAAGTCATCCAAGAAATTTGGCAGTTTAAGTGGGATGTTTCCCAGTCTTACATATggaatttattttcctccaaTGGGCACTTTAAGTGATGTTACTATACAAAGTGGGAAGAGAGAATGCCTTACTTAggtttatttatatgtatattgcTTTGGGGAAAATGTCTATTAATTCTATATTCTAGGAATTAGTTCCTTGTAAACAGAATACTCTCCCTTCTGCCTTTCCCGAAATCCA carries:
- the MOSMO gene encoding modulator of smoothened protein isoform X2, with product MDKLTIISGCLFLAADIFAIASLANPDWINTGESAGALTVGLVRQCQTIHGRDRTCIPPRLPPEWVTTLFFIIMGIISLTVTCGLLVASHWRREATKYARWIAFTGSLAQL